A genomic segment from Fervidobacterium gondwanense DSM 13020 encodes:
- a CDS encoding sodium ion-translocating decarboxylase subunit beta, translating to MLFLSSLFLGITSVTIGNVVMIAVGLTLIYLAISKEYEPALLLPIGFSTVLVNIPLSSVLDQWIEGVLHRGVLSIFFDIGIITEIFPLLIFIAVGAMIDFGPLLEHPIMILFGAAAQFGIFATMVVATLLGFDLKQAASIGIIGAADGPTSIYVAGRFARELLGPISVAAYSYMSLVPIIQPPVIKMLTTKQERAIKMPAKSLKISKRAKIIFPIAVTVISSLIAPNAAALIGFLMFGNLLRECGVLNSIAKSAQNELANIVTILLGLSIGSTMTADKFLRPQTLYILLLGLVAFVFDTAGGVLFAKFLNLFLKNKINPMLGAAGISAFPMSARVIHQLGRKEDPTNYLLMHAVGANVAGQIGSVLAGGVLITLISNL from the coding sequence GTGTTATTTTTGTCAAGTTTATTTCTTGGTATTACATCTGTCACAATTGGTAATGTTGTAATGATAGCGGTTGGTCTCACTCTAATATACTTAGCGATTTCTAAGGAATATGAACCAGCTCTGCTTCTCCCAATAGGATTTTCCACCGTCTTGGTTAACATACCACTTTCCTCAGTGCTGGATCAATGGATAGAAGGTGTACTCCATCGTGGGGTTCTAAGCATATTCTTTGACATAGGTATTATAACAGAAATTTTCCCACTTTTGATTTTTATTGCAGTCGGTGCCATGATAGATTTCGGTCCTCTTCTTGAACATCCGATAATGATTTTGTTTGGAGCCGCTGCACAATTTGGAATCTTTGCGACTATGGTTGTAGCCACGTTGCTCGGCTTTGATTTGAAACAAGCAGCATCGATAGGAATAATAGGAGCAGCAGACGGGCCTACTTCAATATATGTTGCAGGAAGGTTTGCAAGAGAACTCCTTGGTCCTATCTCTGTTGCGGCTTATTCTTATATGTCATTAGTCCCAATAATTCAACCACCGGTGATTAAAATGTTGACAACCAAGCAGGAAAGGGCGATAAAAATGCCGGCTAAGAGCTTGAAGATAAGTAAAAGAGCGAAAATCATTTTCCCAATAGCAGTGACGGTTATTTCAAGTTTAATTGCGCCGAATGCTGCTGCGCTGATTGGATTTTTGATGTTTGGCAATCTCCTCAGAGAATGTGGAGTGTTGAATTCAATAGCCAAGTCTGCGCAGAATGAATTAGCCAATATAGTTACCATTCTCCTTGGTCTATCGATCGGCTCGACCATGACTGCCGACAAGTTTTTGAGGCCACAGACACTTTACATTTTATTGTTGGGTCTTGTTGCATTTGTGTTTGACACGGCTGGTGGTGTTCTCTTTGCAAAGTTCTTGAATTTGTTTCTCAAGAATAAAATCAATCCAATGCTCGGTGCCGCTGGAATTTCAGCCTTCCCAATGTCTGCAAGAGTTATACACCAGCTTGGTAGGAAAGAGGATCCTACAAACTATTTGTTGATGCATGCTGTTGGCGCAAATGTTGCCGGACAGATTGGCTCAGTTTTAGCGGGAGGAGTTTTGATAACATTGATAAGTAACTTATAA
- a CDS encoding sensor domain-containing diguanylate cyclase: protein MIQAKNKTLIKQSYSAEIKNMFLMFSEYLLKIATERETSLKRKDFEELLKIAVDNLSFVDSGSVLMSDEDGYFYYVAAYNHSYDILDKIRYSPEEVYMRRFKRVYVMKHRIVDLLKKLAAKLGEDEEVIIEKFKDKIESINNIKAFISIPIRYQRRIIGFFNLDTWNDEEIFEKTGFESVAEMIGDLLSIAVERFELVRTVKEKNVEIDRMRLFDSLTYLPNKKFLVNYFEKYCEISKRLSSKLYMICFDIKDLETINRVYGFEVGDEVLKKLSKTLSKSIRRSDVLARVGGDEFAVLSLSKEAPFAIQKRIEENLVQLSRKLGVELKLQMGIVEYGIDGKDFDSLLTKAQERAYKKVIEIKETTHTV from the coding sequence GTGATTCAAGCGAAAAATAAGACGCTTATCAAACAATCATACTCAGCTGAAATAAAAAACATGTTTCTGATGTTTAGTGAGTACTTGTTAAAAATAGCTACCGAGCGCGAGACCTCTCTTAAGAGGAAGGATTTTGAAGAGTTGTTAAAAATCGCTGTAGATAATCTTAGTTTTGTCGATAGCGGTAGTGTGCTTATGAGTGACGAAGACGGATATTTTTATTACGTTGCTGCTTATAATCATAGTTACGATATTTTGGATAAAATAAGATACTCACCCGAAGAAGTCTATATGAGGCGTTTTAAGAGGGTTTATGTTATGAAACACAGAATTGTTGATTTGCTGAAAAAACTTGCAGCAAAACTTGGTGAGGACGAAGAAGTAATTATTGAAAAATTCAAAGATAAAATAGAATCTATCAATAATATAAAGGCATTTATATCAATTCCAATCAGGTATCAAAGAAGGATAATCGGATTCTTCAATCTTGATACTTGGAACGATGAAGAGATTTTTGAAAAGACCGGTTTTGAAAGTGTTGCTGAAATGATTGGTGATTTGCTTTCAATAGCTGTAGAGCGCTTTGAATTGGTGAGAACGGTGAAAGAGAAGAACGTAGAAATCGACAGAATGAGACTGTTTGACAGTTTGACTTATCTTCCGAACAAGAAGTTCCTTGTCAATTATTTTGAAAAGTACTGTGAAATTTCAAAAAGGTTGTCGAGCAAACTCTATATGATTTGTTTTGATATAAAAGATTTGGAGACTATAAATCGTGTCTATGGTTTCGAAGTAGGAGATGAGGTGCTGAAGAAACTTTCCAAAACTTTGTCAAAGAGTATTCGACGAAGTGATGTCTTAGCCCGAGTAGGTGGAGATGAATTTGCGGTGCTGAGTTTGTCAAAAGAAGCGCCATTTGCCATACAAAAGAGAATTGAAGAAAACCTGGTTCAGCTTTCAAGAAAGTTAGGCGTTGAACTGAAGTTGCAGATGGGAATTGTCGAGTACGGAATAGATGGAAAAGATTTCGATTCTTTACTTACAAAAGCGCAGGAGAGAGCTTACAAAAAAGTTATAGAAATAAAAGAAACAACTCATACTGTTTGA
- a CDS encoding class I SAM-dependent methyltransferase codes for MYSSSSENRNNSFEHYYTEEPSTVLKVKEVQVKLRNGHLYIFKSPSGVYSFGALDKATEILINHHAPVFGKVLDIGCGYGVIGIIIKKEEPKIELFMSDINRRAVEFAKINAKDNNIEADIRQGNLYEPWNDMKFDHIISNPPIVAGKEVWMKLIEGAFEHLNAGGTLQLVAYHNKGGERIKKYMNEIFGNAEDIWKEGGIRIYISKRNQ; via the coding sequence ATGTATAGTAGTTCATCAGAAAATAGAAATAATTCTTTCGAGCATTATTACACAGAAGAGCCAAGCACCGTATTGAAAGTTAAAGAAGTACAAGTAAAGCTAAGGAATGGGCATCTATACATATTTAAAAGTCCGTCTGGTGTCTACTCTTTTGGCGCGCTTGATAAAGCAACTGAAATACTCATAAATCACCATGCACCTGTCTTTGGAAAAGTTTTAGATATAGGTTGCGGGTACGGTGTCATTGGTATAATCATAAAAAAAGAGGAACCAAAAATAGAACTGTTTATGTCCGATATAAATAGGAGAGCAGTTGAGTTCGCAAAGATAAATGCAAAAGATAACAATATTGAAGCCGACATACGGCAAGGTAATTTGTACGAACCTTGGAATGATATGAAGTTTGATCATATTATTTCTAATCCACCTATAGTTGCAGGTAAGGAAGTTTGGATGAAGCTTATTGAAGGTGCGTTTGAACATTTGAATGCAGGCGGGACTCTCCAACTTGTGGCTTATCACAATAAAGGTGGAGAACGGATAAAGAAGTACATGAACGAAATCTTCGGCAATGCTGAAGACATCTGGAAAGAAGGAGGAATAAGGATATACATTTCGAAAAGGAATCAGTAA
- a CDS encoding energy-coupling factor ABC transporter ATP-binding protein: MHVELKNISVVFEKGTDVEKAALVDINLDFDTNETILLVGNTGSGKTTLIYLLDLLIKPTTGIMRYDGSDPFENPYKYRKKFGVSFQIPERQFFSETVEDEITFAAKNFNTPYDRHKIIELLSVVGLPESILKQSPFKLSGGEQRKVAIASILLHEPEFLIFDEPTAGLDLFGVLAVRDILEKFKKQGRGFLITTHEPELFTDLCERTIVLDNGRIMHQNLKLRVVR, from the coding sequence GTGCATGTAGAACTTAAGAATATATCTGTTGTATTCGAAAAGGGAACTGATGTTGAAAAGGCAGCTTTGGTAGACATTAATTTAGACTTTGACACAAATGAGACTATTCTTTTGGTTGGAAATACAGGTTCAGGAAAAACGACCCTTATATATCTTTTGGATTTGCTTATTAAACCTACTACTGGAATAATGCGTTACGATGGCTCTGACCCTTTTGAAAACCCATATAAGTACCGCAAGAAATTCGGTGTTTCATTTCAAATTCCTGAAAGGCAGTTTTTCAGCGAAACCGTCGAAGATGAAATTACATTTGCAGCGAAGAACTTTAACACTCCTTATGACAGACACAAGATTATAGAACTACTAAGCGTAGTCGGTCTACCAGAATCTATACTTAAACAATCACCCTTCAAACTCTCAGGCGGTGAGCAAAGAAAAGTCGCAATAGCTTCTATATTGTTACATGAACCTGAGTTCTTAATCTTCGATGAACCTACAGCAGGACTCGATTTGTTTGGAGTGTTAGCCGTTCGTGATATTCTCGAGAAGTTCAAAAAGCAAGGTAGAGGTTTTTTAATTACCACTCACGAACCTGAGCTTTTCACTGATTTGTGTGAAAGGACAATAGTGTTAGACAACGGCAGAATAATGCATCAAAATCTAAAACTTCGAGTTGTTAGATAG
- a CDS encoding type II secretion system F family protein, giving the protein MVFEYRGIDRSGKKLKGVIQADSFKEALDRLKAQGVLVTDIVEKSQKAAAISVARKSGGKKRVFQAKIKDVVLFARQLETMVSAGLRLVDAIMTLSEQEVFSKKFRNALREIASDMKGGMSFSDALERQGIFDSIFINMVRAGEEGGVLDVTMKKVANYYEGVNRLREQVKSSMAYPMFILGFAVAVVIVISVFILPRLISVFGTTPQGGVLGMLVKLNHIFTNYWYILLPIVIVLGIGLKFFMDTVYGTYVKDFVGNMIPPIRKLRQKMANERFTRTLGVLIGSGVAMVNALDMAAKASNNPRFIAIISKVTDEVKAGSGLKEALRKTNIFPQIVYEMVGTGEQTGQLDTVMEKVADFYEEEILSDTKKLVSLIEPMMIAFVGLFIAFIAFTMYSTIFQMQGQFGR; this is encoded by the coding sequence TTGGTATTCGAATATAGAGGAATAGACAGGAGTGGTAAAAAGCTCAAAGGTGTAATTCAGGCAGATAGCTTTAAAGAGGCACTTGATAGATTAAAAGCACAAGGTGTGCTTGTTACTGACATTGTCGAGAAAAGTCAAAAAGCAGCAGCAATTAGTGTCGCGCGCAAAAGTGGTGGAAAGAAGCGAGTTTTTCAAGCCAAAATAAAGGATGTTGTGCTCTTTGCAAGACAGCTTGAGACGATGGTGTCAGCTGGCTTGAGACTTGTTGACGCTATAATGACACTGTCAGAGCAGGAAGTCTTTTCTAAAAAATTTAGAAATGCCCTAAGAGAAATAGCTTCGGATATGAAGGGCGGCATGTCATTTTCAGACGCACTAGAACGTCAAGGTATCTTTGACTCTATATTTATAAACATGGTACGTGCTGGTGAAGAAGGTGGAGTTTTAGATGTTACAATGAAAAAAGTTGCAAACTACTACGAAGGTGTTAACAGGCTGAGAGAGCAAGTGAAATCATCCATGGCTTACCCGATGTTCATTCTTGGATTTGCGGTTGCAGTTGTGATTGTTATATCAGTATTTATTCTGCCTAGACTTATCTCAGTCTTTGGCACAACCCCTCAAGGTGGAGTTCTTGGGATGCTTGTGAAGTTGAATCACATTTTCACAAATTACTGGTACATTTTGCTTCCAATAGTTATTGTTTTGGGTATAGGTTTGAAATTCTTCATGGACACGGTATACGGTACTTACGTTAAAGATTTTGTTGGCAACATGATACCTCCTATTCGAAAACTGAGACAGAAGATGGCAAATGAGAGATTCACGAGGACACTCGGAGTCTTAATAGGAAGTGGTGTTGCAATGGTAAATGCTCTTGACATGGCCGCTAAGGCTTCCAATAACCCGAGGTTTATAGCGATAATATCTAAGGTTACTGATGAAGTTAAGGCAGGAAGTGGCCTTAAAGAAGCTTTAAGGAAGACTAATATTTTTCCACAGATAGTTTATGAAATGGTTGGAACAGGTGAGCAAACTGGTCAGCTCGACACTGTGATGGAGAAGGTTGCCGATTTCTATGAAGAAGAGATACTATCTGACACAAAAAAGTTGGTCAGCCTTATAGAACCGATGATGATTGCATTCGTTGGTCTTTTTATTGCTTTTATCGCCTTTACTATGTACTCAACAATTTTCCAAATGCAAGGACAGTTTGGAAGATGA
- a CDS encoding type II secretion system protein GspD — MKKLNTMALVFFLIFISEFLFGSLIDINFTTTANQVVVTLTFNKSPKIVYFGKNESKTVHYFLIDEAVYSSAYLPVSSGSVEGVHVIPIDGKLNLFIYTLSPVNSSVDTSGTKIYIRFPISMSSKRISGSFIGLKTELFFKEFADFFGLKTVVYDSAKGKDLNMKFNNSTVEDAIRGILTTTGLSYAYSSEGTLYFGSSEEISKNFAAFWQIYDGQVDSEKLRAVLGTGAYAAYSKDKSKLFVYGGVREYRLLTEALIPTTKISWYYIPYTASDQEIDDYMKRLSQIYDIKYVILPSQKSVAVYGADVKQVEELVRSYKPVVKEEKVNYVPVQVNYPIRVANAFKMLYPEFEPKVVGSFVYVPAGYEKTIQTLSADPTIGNPWRLVFDDVPEDVVRRAISYFEIKDEDYSLQSSDGRVFITIFVNETIYKRFMQFVDLAGDARDIVRVDNEFLKKFNVTVLQTFSDGTKLVSGRIDEIQRLKKAIAENIVNLVIKITPEDPSAEVLTKITGYPTTISDGYLIVTVNKFEEDSVKKSIDNIRKLYGKEIVVVQDQYSPDAKKLVEEIYGVRTFGIDGQLVLYGPQASAAKGFLEKFSSQQQIVRVAQVESNAKSMVEELFNVKIYNVGDTSYVVGRESDVLKAQQYIQTLSSTVVEPIAKLTQTHIDYIKKVYNVNIEYFGDINKAYVVGSSDNVLRAAAYLKSLNYTTFVDSVKVQNNMKKEDIEKLARIIGLTIETEQIGDTVYLKGQESDIKRLKNEIQKLMITPALRYEVLAYADELDSVVKTLYKVDTYKVPQGYVIYGTDEQINSVKSFISNFADTQKRYALLNYADELDSLIKTLYGVQTMKTALGYFVIGSANQINDVRNFVSQFSEEKRALRSLYTQLESKDIETVISVFDPNVKYFRVGEKLYLVGKEESLEKITSEITQFKKDGEYNFVGDNLLVDVKTKKMSDLILEVSKLLSEQVLLKDDIQTSVSLRILIPSIDVLFERLKEYGIDYELKDGVYIISVAIHRQSVIPAGTQAGTPTAIQQEEVSVNNGLISINATNKNVGEIISQVLSKLGKSYKMENVQTMVYSIYLKDVDYETFKRVFSEFADIKEFGNIIYVSPVKKVIDEKVFVKDGRISVKVENEPIANVIRNVFESLGYSVVFSKPINVNATMSIADVDFESFTSIILNYGISIKRTGNIYVVDTTPEATKVRTTYTFNVTRGADKVKELIEFYGGKALVNTDAGLIIAYDLDPKNVDDINRVIDKVSKVKAVSIEAKVVDESLLSSLGFDMSLLLKSADYISIGTGGLSLKFKITDFMDIQELWNKILDNAEISFETSGAEIVTPKATSGRGKLLASPNIMAKSGDNARIFIGDSIPVKLTKRTEQGTTEEIMNLETGIELNIVPFVNPDNTIDINLKTAVGNFDYSVVIGGLPKSNKREVETKITLKDGQTLIIGGLAREEMSKSEWKIPILGDLPIIGWLFRGVKESTEQRNIVIFLTAKIVEQ; from the coding sequence GTGAAAAAGTTGAACACTATGGCTTTGGTGTTTTTCTTAATTTTCATCTCAGAATTTTTATTTGGTTCATTAATTGATATTAATTTCACTACAACCGCAAATCAGGTTGTGGTTACACTTACATTTAATAAATCACCTAAGATTGTATATTTTGGAAAGAACGAGAGTAAGACCGTTCATTATTTTTTGATAGATGAAGCTGTATACTCCTCTGCTTATCTCCCAGTTTCTTCTGGAAGTGTTGAAGGTGTCCATGTGATACCTATTGATGGAAAGCTCAATCTTTTTATTTATACACTTAGTCCAGTAAACTCGAGTGTAGACACATCTGGCACAAAAATTTACATTAGATTTCCTATAAGCATGTCAAGTAAAAGAATCAGCGGAAGCTTCATCGGGTTAAAAACGGAGCTCTTTTTTAAAGAATTCGCAGACTTCTTCGGCCTGAAAACTGTTGTCTATGATAGTGCAAAAGGCAAAGATTTAAATATGAAATTCAATAATTCAACAGTTGAAGATGCTATAAGAGGAATACTTACTACGACAGGTTTATCTTACGCATATTCGTCAGAAGGGACGCTGTATTTCGGTTCTTCAGAAGAAATCTCAAAAAACTTTGCCGCCTTCTGGCAAATTTACGATGGACAAGTTGATTCTGAGAAACTGCGAGCTGTACTCGGTACAGGTGCTTATGCTGCATATTCAAAAGACAAGTCAAAGCTATTTGTATACGGCGGTGTGCGTGAGTACAGGTTATTGACAGAGGCTTTAATACCGACCACGAAGATAAGTTGGTACTACATTCCATACACTGCAAGCGATCAGGAAATAGATGATTATATGAAAAGGCTGTCTCAGATATACGATATAAAATACGTCATTCTACCAAGTCAGAAAAGCGTAGCAGTTTATGGAGCCGATGTTAAACAAGTTGAGGAACTTGTAAGATCATACAAGCCTGTTGTGAAAGAGGAAAAGGTAAATTACGTACCCGTTCAGGTTAATTATCCAATAAGAGTTGCAAACGCATTCAAAATGCTTTATCCTGAGTTTGAACCCAAAGTCGTGGGAAGTTTCGTTTATGTTCCTGCGGGATATGAAAAAACCATCCAAACTCTGTCGGCTGACCCTACAATAGGGAATCCCTGGAGACTGGTCTTTGACGATGTTCCCGAAGATGTAGTAAGAAGAGCAATTTCATACTTCGAGATAAAGGATGAAGATTATTCACTCCAGTCTTCGGACGGGAGAGTTTTCATAACTATCTTCGTTAACGAAACGATCTACAAGAGGTTTATGCAATTTGTTGATCTTGCTGGTGATGCAAGAGATATTGTTAGAGTAGATAATGAATTTTTGAAAAAATTCAACGTTACTGTTCTTCAAACCTTCTCTGATGGTACGAAACTTGTGAGCGGTAGAATTGATGAGATTCAAAGGTTGAAGAAAGCTATTGCTGAGAATATTGTTAACCTTGTCATTAAGATAACTCCAGAAGATCCGTCTGCAGAAGTACTAACAAAGATAACAGGCTATCCGACAACCATATCAGACGGTTATTTGATCGTCACAGTGAACAAATTCGAAGAGGACAGCGTAAAGAAAAGCATTGATAACATAAGAAAATTATACGGAAAAGAAATAGTCGTAGTTCAAGATCAGTACAGTCCAGATGCGAAAAAATTGGTTGAAGAGATATATGGAGTAAGAACGTTCGGAATAGATGGTCAACTGGTACTATATGGTCCTCAAGCAAGTGCTGCAAAGGGTTTTCTTGAGAAATTTTCAAGTCAGCAACAGATAGTGAGAGTTGCTCAGGTTGAATCTAACGCAAAGAGCATGGTAGAGGAGCTATTTAACGTCAAAATCTACAATGTTGGCGATACATCATATGTAGTAGGTAGAGAAAGTGATGTACTAAAAGCTCAGCAGTACATTCAGACACTTAGCAGCACAGTTGTAGAACCTATTGCAAAACTTACTCAAACTCACATAGACTACATCAAGAAAGTTTATAACGTAAACATTGAATATTTCGGAGACATAAATAAAGCTTACGTTGTTGGTTCAAGCGATAACGTTCTTCGCGCAGCTGCGTATTTGAAATCCCTCAATTACACAACTTTCGTTGATTCAGTCAAGGTTCAAAATAATATGAAGAAGGAAGACATAGAAAAATTGGCGAGGATTATAGGTTTAACCATTGAGACTGAACAAATAGGCGATACTGTTTACTTAAAAGGTCAAGAAAGTGATATTAAGAGATTGAAAAATGAGATTCAGAAGCTTATGATAACACCTGCGCTGAGGTATGAAGTTTTAGCTTACGCAGACGAATTAGATAGTGTTGTAAAAACACTGTATAAAGTAGATACTTACAAAGTTCCACAGGGATACGTTATTTATGGTACGGACGAACAAATTAACTCTGTCAAATCATTCATCTCAAACTTTGCGGATACTCAAAAAAGATACGCACTTTTGAATTATGCCGATGAGTTAGATTCTCTCATAAAGACACTTTACGGTGTTCAAACGATGAAAACTGCTCTCGGATACTTCGTTATAGGCTCTGCAAATCAGATTAACGATGTCAGAAATTTCGTTTCTCAATTCTCCGAAGAAAAGAGAGCGTTACGAAGTCTTTATACTCAGCTTGAGTCGAAAGATATAGAAACGGTAATTTCGGTCTTTGATCCAAATGTAAAATATTTCAGAGTTGGTGAGAAATTGTACCTTGTAGGAAAAGAGGAAAGCTTAGAGAAAATAACCTCAGAGATAACGCAATTCAAAAAGGATGGAGAGTACAACTTCGTTGGCGACAATTTGCTTGTTGACGTTAAAACCAAGAAGATGTCTGATCTAATTTTAGAAGTTTCAAAATTGCTCTCAGAGCAAGTACTGCTTAAAGATGATATCCAAACATCAGTATCATTAAGAATCTTAATACCGAGCATCGATGTGCTTTTTGAAAGATTGAAAGAGTATGGGATTGATTACGAACTCAAAGATGGAGTATACATAATCTCTGTAGCGATTCATAGGCAGTCTGTTATTCCAGCAGGTACTCAGGCTGGTACTCCAACAGCAATCCAGCAGGAAGAAGTTTCTGTGAACAATGGTTTGATAAGCATAAATGCAACGAATAAGAACGTCGGCGAAATTATATCGCAAGTGTTATCAAAACTTGGAAAATCTTACAAAATGGAGAATGTACAGACAATGGTCTATTCTATTTATCTTAAAGATGTAGACTATGAGACATTTAAAAGAGTATTCTCGGAGTTTGCTGATATAAAAGAGTTTGGGAATATCATTTACGTGTCGCCCGTAAAGAAAGTTATCGATGAAAAGGTATTTGTAAAAGATGGACGAATTAGTGTGAAAGTGGAGAATGAACCGATTGCCAATGTTATAAGAAACGTTTTTGAAAGTTTAGGTTATTCCGTTGTATTTTCCAAACCAATCAATGTGAATGCTACAATGTCAATTGCTGATGTTGATTTTGAATCTTTCACCTCGATTATACTGAATTATGGTATATCGATTAAGAGAACAGGAAATATCTATGTTGTCGACACGACTCCGGAGGCGACGAAAGTAAGGACGACATACACTTTCAACGTTACTCGCGGTGCAGATAAGGTTAAGGAACTGATAGAATTTTACGGCGGAAAGGCTCTTGTTAATACTGATGCAGGTTTAATAATCGCGTATGATCTTGATCCAAAAAATGTTGACGACATTAACAGAGTGATAGACAAAGTTTCAAAGGTTAAGGCAGTTTCAATTGAAGCAAAAGTTGTGGACGAGTCACTTTTGAGCAGCTTAGGCTTCGACATGTCACTCCTCTTAAAATCTGCTGATTACATATCTATAGGAACAGGCGGCCTGAGCCTAAAGTTCAAAATCACAGACTTTATGGATATTCAAGAACTATGGAACAAGATTTTGGATAACGCCGAGATTTCTTTTGAAACTTCCGGTGCCGAAATCGTTACACCTAAAGCGACATCTGGCAGGGGAAAACTTTTGGCAAGCCCCAACATTATGGCAAAAAGCGGTGATAATGCGCGGATATTTATAGGTGATTCCATACCAGTAAAATTGACAAAAAGAACAGAGCAGGGAACTACCGAAGAAATAATGAACCTCGAAACCGGTATTGAATTAAATATCGTACCGTTTGTGAACCCAGATAACACCATTGATATCAACCTGAAAACAGCTGTTGGTAATTTTGACTATTCCGTTGTAATCGGCGGCTTGCCGAAGAGCAATAAAAGAGAAGTGGAAACGAAGATAACGCTGAAAGACGGACAGACTTTAATCATCGGTGGCCTTGCAAGGGAAGAGATGAGCAAATCAGAATGGAAAATTCCAATTTTGGGTGATTTACCGATAATCGGTTGGCTTTTCAGAGGTGTTAAGGAAAGCACAGAGCAGAGAAATATTGTAATATTCTTGACGGCAAAGATAGTGGAACAATGA
- the amrB gene encoding AmmeMemoRadiSam system protein B: MDRKPVVAGKFYPGTPNQLLSMCQAFIGEKKDVDFLKHPVGLILPHAGYVYSGKTAGLGIKEALNFGRPKNVIILGPNHTGYGMSVSVWTSGSWNTPIGSVKVNEEMAKKLVDEEVIYSDEMAHMYEHSIEVQLPLLLHAFGEFSLVPICMMEQRLSTVKIVAGKIREILKEYPETLVVASSDFNHYDSHDLTIQKDEIAINRILNGDLEGLYSDLKKYDITMCGPGPVSVVRSLFENIRLVYHTTSAEFSQDYSYTVGYASFVLW; encoded by the coding sequence ATGGATAGAAAGCCAGTTGTTGCTGGTAAGTTTTATCCAGGTACTCCTAACCAACTTTTGAGCATGTGCCAAGCGTTCATAGGGGAAAAGAAAGACGTCGATTTCTTAAAACACCCGGTCGGATTGATATTGCCACACGCGGGTTACGTTTACAGCGGAAAGACGGCAGGGCTCGGTATAAAAGAAGCCTTAAATTTTGGCAGACCGAAAAACGTTATAATTCTTGGACCCAATCACACTGGTTATGGTATGTCCGTCTCCGTTTGGACGAGCGGCTCATGGAATACACCCATCGGAAGTGTCAAGGTAAACGAGGAGATGGCAAAGAAGCTTGTGGATGAAGAAGTGATATATTCAGATGAAATGGCTCATATGTATGAACATTCCATAGAAGTTCAACTACCATTACTTTTGCATGCATTTGGCGAATTTTCTTTGGTGCCAATATGTATGATGGAACAGCGTCTTTCAACAGTCAAGATTGTAGCAGGAAAGATTAGAGAAATACTTAAAGAATATCCGGAAACCTTGGTGGTTGCCTCTTCCGATTTCAACCACTATGACTCCCACGATTTGACGATTCAAAAAGACGAGATCGCTATAAACAGAATTCTAAATGGCGATTTGGAAGGACTTTACAGCGATTTGAAAAAATACGATATAACCATGTGTGGACCGGGACCTGTGAGTGTTGTGAGGAGTTTATTTGAAAATATAAGGCTTGTTTACCATACAACAAGTGCAGAGTTTTCTCAAGACTATTCGTACACAGTTGGCTATGCCTCTTTCGTTCTTTGGTGA
- the mscL gene encoding large conductance mechanosensitive channel protein MscL, whose product MKKIIKEFSDFLKQYNVIGLAVAIIIGGKLNQLVTSFVNDLLMPAIFQPVLTRARIGKIEDLQWHGIFWGKVVSAAIDFLIVAFLVFILVRALNKAAERAKIAAELAAKKIEEKVKK is encoded by the coding sequence ATGAAAAAGATCATTAAAGAATTCTCTGACTTTTTGAAGCAGTACAACGTCATAGGTTTAGCTGTTGCGATTATCATCGGTGGAAAGTTGAACCAGCTCGTTACTTCTTTCGTTAACGATCTACTCATGCCTGCGATATTCCAACCAGTTTTAACAAGGGCACGCATTGGGAAAATAGAAGACTTACAGTGGCACGGCATTTTCTGGGGTAAAGTTGTATCGGCTGCGATCGATTTTCTGATCGTTGCATTTCTTGTTTTCATACTTGTGAGAGCGCTTAATAAAGCTGCAGAGAGAGCGAAAATAGCTGCTGAATTAGCCGCAAAAAAGATAGAAGAAAAGGTAAAGAAATAA